From a region of the Streptomyces tirandamycinicus genome:
- a CDS encoding acyl-CoA dehydrogenase family protein — translation MSLDHRLSPEHEELRRTVEEFAHDVVAPKIGDLYERHEFPYEIVREMGRMGLFGLPFPEEYGGMGGDYLALGIALEELARVDSSVAITLEAGVSLGAMPVFRFGTEEQKREWLPRLCSGEILGAFGLTEPDAGSDAGGTKTTAVRDESTGEWVINGSKCFITNSGTDITGLVTVTAVTGRTDAGKPLISSIIVPSGTPGFTVAAPYSKVGWNASDTRELSFSDVRVPFANLLGEEGRGYAQFLRILDEGRIAIAALATGLAQGCVDESVKYAKERHAFGRPIGDNQAVQFKIADMEMRAHMARIGWRDAASRLVLGEPFKKEAALAKLYSSTVAVDNAREATQIHGGYGFMNEYPVARMWRDSKILEIGEGTSEVQRMLVARELGLSG, via the coding sequence ATGTCGCTCGACCACCGCCTCTCCCCCGAGCACGAGGAACTGCGCCGCACCGTCGAGGAGTTCGCCCACGACGTCGTCGCCCCCAAGATCGGCGACCTCTACGAGCGGCACGAGTTCCCGTACGAGATCGTCCGCGAGATGGGGCGGATGGGCCTGTTCGGCCTGCCGTTCCCCGAGGAGTACGGCGGGATGGGCGGCGACTACCTCGCCCTCGGCATCGCCCTGGAGGAGCTGGCGCGCGTCGACTCCTCCGTCGCCATCACCCTGGAGGCCGGGGTCTCGCTCGGCGCGATGCCCGTCTTCCGGTTCGGCACCGAGGAGCAGAAGCGCGAGTGGCTGCCCCGGCTCTGCTCCGGTGAGATCCTCGGCGCGTTCGGGCTGACCGAGCCGGACGCCGGCTCGGACGCGGGCGGCACGAAGACCACGGCCGTGCGCGACGAGTCGACCGGCGAGTGGGTGATCAACGGCTCCAAGTGCTTCATCACCAACTCCGGCACCGACATCACGGGCCTGGTCACGGTCACCGCCGTCACCGGCCGCACGGACGCGGGCAAGCCGCTGATCTCCTCCATCATCGTCCCGTCGGGCACGCCCGGCTTCACCGTCGCCGCCCCGTACTCGAAGGTCGGGTGGAACGCGTCGGACACCCGGGAGTTGTCGTTCTCCGACGTCCGCGTCCCGTTCGCGAACCTGCTGGGCGAGGAGGGCCGGGGCTACGCCCAGTTCCTGCGCATCCTCGACGAGGGCCGCATCGCCATCGCCGCGCTCGCCACCGGTCTGGCGCAGGGCTGTGTGGACGAGTCGGTGAAGTACGCCAAGGAACGCCATGCCTTCGGCCGCCCGATCGGCGACAACCAGGCCGTCCAGTTCAAGATCGCCGACATGGAGATGCGGGCGCACATGGCCCGGATCGGCTGGCGCGACGCGGCGTCGCGGCTCGTCCTCGGCGAGCCGTTCAAGAAGGAGGCGGCCCTGGCGAAGCTGTACTCCTCGACGGTCGCCGTCGACAACGCCCGTGAGGCCACGCAGATCCACGGCGGGTACGGCTTCATGAACGAGTACCCGGTGGCCCGCATGTGGCGCGACTCCAAGATCCTGGAGATCGGCGAGGGCACCAGCGAGGTCCAGCGGATGCTGGTCGCCCGCGAGTTGGGGCTGTCCGGGTAG
- a CDS encoding ABC transporter substrate-binding protein — MPHARASHLTRRGLLAAGGVLGLTAALSACGSGDKEESTSDAKQSGPWQFKDDRGQVAEAKATPKNIVAFTGMAAALHDFGIEVKGVFGPTYVEDKAKGTRAPDVQAGDLDIDKVKILGNVWGEFNVEQYAALAPDLLITDMWEKDALWYVPDQSKDKILKLAPSVALSAADRSMPKVLQRHVELAESLGADVEAKKVTDAKAAFEKAAARLRAAAKAKPEIKVLVGSASADLFYVSSPARPTDTLYFKELGVNFVTPAKLDAGGWFEGLSWENVDRYQADIIMMDNRASALQPDALTSKPTWAQLPAVKAGQVVPRVTEPIYSYEKCTPILDDLAQAIENAKKVA, encoded by the coding sequence ATGCCCCATGCCCGCGCTTCCCATCTCACCCGTCGCGGCCTGCTCGCGGCGGGCGGCGTTCTCGGCCTCACCGCCGCCCTCTCCGCCTGCGGTTCCGGCGACAAGGAGGAGTCCACCTCCGACGCGAAGCAGTCCGGCCCCTGGCAGTTCAAGGACGACCGCGGCCAGGTCGCCGAGGCCAAGGCCACGCCGAAGAACATCGTCGCCTTCACCGGCATGGCGGCCGCGCTGCACGACTTCGGCATCGAGGTGAAGGGCGTCTTCGGCCCCACGTACGTCGAGGACAAGGCCAAGGGGACCAGGGCACCGGACGTCCAGGCGGGCGATCTCGACATCGACAAGGTCAAGATCCTCGGCAACGTCTGGGGCGAGTTCAACGTCGAGCAGTACGCGGCGCTGGCCCCGGACCTGCTCATCACCGACATGTGGGAGAAGGACGCCCTCTGGTACGTGCCGGACCAGTCCAAGGACAAGATCCTGAAGCTGGCCCCGAGCGTCGCCCTGTCGGCCGCCGACCGGTCGATGCCGAAGGTCCTCCAGCGCCACGTCGAACTGGCCGAGTCCCTCGGCGCCGACGTCGAGGCCAAGAAGGTCACGGACGCCAAGGCCGCCTTCGAGAAGGCCGCGGCCCGGCTGCGCGCCGCCGCCAAGGCCAAGCCCGAGATCAAGGTGCTGGTCGGCTCCGCGAGCGCCGACCTGTTCTATGTCTCCAGCCCGGCGCGACCCACCGACACGCTCTACTTCAAGGAGCTCGGCGTCAACTTCGTGACGCCCGCGAAGCTCGACGCCGGCGGCTGGTTCGAGGGCCTCAGCTGGGAGAACGTCGACAGGTACCAGGCCGACATCATCATGATGGACAACCGCGCCTCGGCCCTCCAGCCCGACGCCCTGACGTCCAAGCCGACCTGGGCCCAGCTGCCCGCCGTGAAGGCCGGCCAGGTCGTCCCGCGGGTCACCGAGCCGATCTACTCGTACGAGAAGTGCACCCCGATCCTCGACGACCTGGCCCAGGCCATCGAGAACGCGAAGAAGGTCGCCTGA
- a CDS encoding siderophore-interacting protein, whose translation MPTAAAAPFRFFPLQVVRTRRLGPSLIRVTFGGGASRAEGSGGEALRGFASGGRDQSLSLFLPRPGQKEPVIPLPGEQDMYARLGAWRALPDDERAVMRSYTVRAQRPDAGEHGEIDIDFAVHEDGGPACRWAQQASTGDRVTVLGPAAADNTAVRFRPPEDADSVLIWADETALPAAAAALEWLPSGVRAQVWIEVPHAGDRMELTTSAEATVTWLVRDEGAPPAVEAVRAAEFAGSAPYAWIAGESGSVKALRRHLVNERGLDRRRVTFVGYWRKGLSEDALREAPDDDS comes from the coding sequence ATGCCGACAGCCGCGGCCGCCCCGTTTCGCTTCTTCCCTCTCCAGGTCGTGCGGACACGGCGGCTCGGCCCGTCGCTGATCCGCGTCACCTTCGGCGGGGGCGCGTCCAGGGCCGAGGGATCCGGCGGCGAGGCCCTCCGGGGCTTCGCCTCCGGTGGGCGCGACCAGTCCCTCTCGCTCTTCCTGCCGCGTCCGGGGCAGAAGGAGCCGGTCATCCCGCTCCCCGGCGAGCAGGACATGTACGCGCGCCTCGGCGCCTGGCGGGCGCTGCCGGACGACGAGCGGGCCGTGATGCGCTCGTACACGGTCCGCGCACAGCGCCCGGACGCCGGTGAACACGGCGAGATCGACATCGACTTCGCGGTCCACGAGGACGGCGGTCCGGCATGCCGCTGGGCGCAGCAGGCCTCCACCGGAGACCGGGTGACGGTCCTCGGCCCCGCGGCCGCCGACAACACCGCGGTCCGCTTCCGGCCGCCCGAGGACGCCGACTCGGTGCTGATCTGGGCGGACGAGACGGCGCTGCCCGCAGCGGCGGCCGCGCTGGAGTGGCTGCCGTCCGGGGTCCGAGCACAGGTCTGGATCGAGGTGCCGCACGCCGGGGACCGGATGGAGCTCACGACCTCGGCCGAGGCCACCGTCACCTGGCTGGTGCGGGACGAGGGAGCGCCTCCGGCCGTCGAGGCGGTGCGCGCCGCCGAGTTCGCCGGGTCCGCCCCGTACGCCTGGATCGCCGGCGAGTCGGGCTCGGTGAAGGCGTTGCGCCGTCATCTCGTGAACGAGCGTGGACTCGACCGCCGCCGGGTCACGTTCGTCGGCTACTGGCGCAAGGGCCTCAGCGAGGACGCCCTGCGCGAGGCCCCCGACGACGATTCGTAG
- a CDS encoding pyridoxal phosphate-dependent decarboxylase family protein encodes MRSHLLNGTTAELYRSSVTEGVERVASKLATTRRPFTGVSPDELAPAIAAVDLDQPLGDSSAALDELERVYLRDAVYFHHPRYLGHLNCPVVIPAVLAEAVLSAVNSSLDTWDQSAGGTLIERKLIDWTTRRIGLGPAADGVFTSGGTQSNLQAMLLAREEVKPADREDLSKLRVFASECSHFSVQKSATLLGLGADAVVSVPVDRDRRMQTVALAAELEKCRRTGLVPMAVVATAGTTDFGSIDPLPEIAALCDEYGAWMHVDAAYGCGLLASPTRRALLEGIQHADSVTVDYHKSFFQPVSSSAVLVRDGATLRHATYHADYLNPRRTVEEKIPNQVDKSLQTTRRFDALKLWMTLRVMGADGVGRLFDEVCDLAAEGWRLLAADPRYDVVAEPRLSTLVFRYIPERVASPAEIDRANLYARKALFASGEAVVAGTKVDGRQYLKFTLLNPETTASDIAAVLDLIAGHAEQYLGENLVHAS; translated from the coding sequence ATGCGCTCGCACCTGCTCAACGGCACAACGGCGGAGCTCTACCGCAGCTCGGTGACCGAAGGGGTCGAGCGGGTGGCGAGCAAACTCGCCACCACCAGGCGGCCGTTCACCGGCGTCTCCCCTGACGAGCTGGCCCCGGCGATCGCCGCGGTCGACCTCGACCAGCCGCTCGGCGACTCCTCCGCCGCGCTGGACGAACTGGAGCGGGTGTACCTGCGCGACGCGGTCTACTTCCACCACCCGCGCTACCTCGGCCACCTCAACTGCCCCGTCGTCATCCCCGCGGTACTGGCCGAGGCCGTCCTCTCCGCCGTCAACTCCTCCCTGGACACCTGGGACCAGAGCGCGGGCGGCACCCTGATCGAGCGAAAGCTCATCGACTGGACCACCCGGCGGATCGGCCTCGGCCCGGCCGCCGACGGCGTGTTCACCAGCGGGGGCACCCAGTCCAACCTCCAGGCGATGCTGCTCGCCCGCGAGGAGGTGAAGCCCGCGGACCGGGAGGACCTGTCGAAGCTGCGCGTCTTCGCCTCCGAATGCAGCCACTTCAGCGTCCAGAAGTCCGCCACCCTCCTGGGCCTCGGCGCGGACGCCGTGGTGTCCGTGCCCGTCGACCGCGACCGGCGCATGCAGACCGTCGCCCTCGCCGCCGAGCTGGAGAAGTGCCGGCGCACCGGACTTGTCCCCATGGCGGTCGTCGCCACCGCCGGCACCACCGACTTCGGCTCCATCGACCCGCTGCCCGAGATCGCCGCGCTGTGCGACGAGTACGGCGCCTGGATGCACGTCGACGCCGCCTACGGCTGCGGACTGCTCGCCTCGCCGACCCGCCGGGCGCTCCTGGAGGGCATCCAGCACGCCGACTCGGTGACCGTGGACTACCACAAGTCGTTCTTCCAGCCCGTGAGTTCGTCCGCCGTGCTGGTGCGGGACGGCGCCACGCTGCGGCACGCCACCTACCACGCGGACTACCTCAACCCCCGGCGCACGGTGGAGGAGAAGATCCCCAACCAGGTGGACAAGTCCCTGCAGACCACCCGCCGCTTCGACGCCCTGAAGCTGTGGATGACCCTGCGCGTCATGGGCGCGGACGGGGTGGGCCGGCTCTTCGACGAGGTGTGCGACCTCGCCGCCGAGGGCTGGCGGCTGCTCGCCGCCGACCCCCGCTACGACGTCGTCGCCGAGCCCCGGCTGTCCACCCTGGTCTTCCGCTACATCCCGGAGCGGGTCGCCTCCCCCGCGGAGATCGACCGCGCGAACCTGTACGCCCGCAAGGCCCTGTTCGCCTCAGGGGAGGCCGTCGTCGCCGGAACCAAGGTCGACGGCCGCCAGTACCTGAAGTTCACCCTGCTCAACCCCGAGACGACCGCGTCCGACATCGCCGCCGTCCTCGACCTCATAGCCGGCCACGCCGAGCAGTACCTTGGAGAGAACCTTGTCCACGCCTCGTGA
- a CDS encoding lysine N(6)-hydroxylase/L-ornithine N(5)-oxygenase family protein, translating into MSTPREHRDIHDFIGIGLGPFNLGLACLTEPVEELNGLFLESKPDFEWHSGMFLDGAHLQTPFMSDLVTLADPTSPYSFLNYLKEKGRLYSFYIRENFYPLRTEYNDYCRWAAAKLSSIRFGTTVTRVEFEAADEVYAVHTAAGETFRARRLVLGTGTPPYVPDSCRDLGGDFIHNSRYLQAREELRKKESITLVGSGQSAAEIYYDLLSEIDVHGYRLNWVTRSPRFFPLEYTKLTLEMTSPEYVDYFHALPEATRYRLETRQKSLFKGIDGDLINEIFDLLYQKNLGGPVPTRLLTNTALCSASYQDGSYTLGLRQEEQEKDFEIRTEGLVLATGYRYTVPGFLEPVHDRLRWDGRGRFDIARNYSIDTTGRGVFLQNAGVHTHSVTSPDLGMGAYRNAYIIAEMLGSEYYPVEKTIAFQEFAV; encoded by the coding sequence TTGTCCACGCCTCGTGAGCACCGTGACATCCACGATTTCATCGGGATCGGGCTCGGTCCGTTCAACCTCGGCCTCGCCTGCCTCACCGAGCCCGTCGAGGAGCTGAACGGTCTCTTCCTCGAGTCCAAGCCGGACTTCGAGTGGCACTCCGGCATGTTCCTCGACGGCGCCCATCTGCAGACGCCGTTCATGTCGGACCTGGTCACCCTCGCCGACCCGACGTCGCCGTACTCCTTCCTCAACTACCTCAAGGAGAAGGGCCGGCTCTACTCGTTCTACATCCGCGAGAACTTCTACCCGCTGCGCACCGAGTACAACGACTACTGCCGCTGGGCCGCGGCCAAGCTGAGCAGCATCCGCTTCGGCACCACGGTCACCCGGGTCGAGTTCGAGGCGGCGGACGAGGTCTACGCCGTGCACACGGCCGCCGGCGAGACGTTCCGCGCGCGCAGACTCGTCCTGGGCACCGGCACCCCGCCGTACGTCCCGGACTCCTGCCGGGACCTCGGCGGCGACTTCATCCACAACTCGCGTTACCTCCAGGCCAGGGAGGAGCTGCGGAAGAAGGAGTCGATCACCCTGGTCGGCAGCGGCCAGAGCGCCGCGGAGATCTACTACGACCTGCTCTCCGAGATCGACGTGCACGGCTACCGGCTCAACTGGGTCACCCGCTCCCCGCGGTTCTTCCCGCTGGAGTACACCAAGCTGACCCTGGAGATGACCTCCCCCGAGTACGTGGACTACTTCCACGCACTGCCGGAGGCCACCCGCTACCGGCTGGAGACCCGGCAGAAGAGCCTCTTCAAGGGCATCGACGGCGACCTGATCAACGAGATCTTCGACCTGCTGTACCAGAAGAACCTCGGCGGCCCGGTGCCGACCCGCCTGCTCACCAACACCGCTCTGTGCTCGGCCTCCTACCAGGACGGCTCGTACACGTTGGGGCTGCGCCAGGAGGAGCAGGAGAAGGACTTCGAGATCCGGACCGAGGGCCTGGTCCTCGCCACGGGCTACCGGTACACCGTCCCCGGCTTCCTCGAGCCCGTGCACGACCGGCTGCGCTGGGACGGCCGGGGCCGCTTCGACATCGCCCGCAACTACTCGATCGACACCACGGGACGCGGCGTCTTCCTGCAGAACGCGGGGGTGCACACTCACTCCGTCACCTCGCCCGACCTGGGCATGGGCGCGTACCGCAACGCCTACATCATCGCCGAGATGCTCGGCAGTGAGTACTACCCCGTGGAGAAGACCATCGCGTTCCAGGAGTTCGCCGTATGA
- a CDS encoding GNAT family N-acetyltransferase: protein MSTTAPALGTFSFRPLDLSPTSGGETPPPTSGGETPPPTSGGHGPTPTSGGHAPSDAELLHRWVTDPKAAFWMMQDARLEDVEREYMRIAAHEHHDAFMGLHDGEPAFLMERYDPRHVELVGLYEPEPGDVGMHFLVAPTGTPIHGFTRAVITAVMRELFADPATRRVVVEPDVGNKAVHALNEAVGFVPEREIQKPEKRALLSFCTRERFEAAVGGAEVPR, encoded by the coding sequence ATGAGCACCACCGCCCCCGCCCTGGGGACGTTCTCCTTCCGTCCCCTCGATCTTTCCCCTACCTCCGGTGGGGAGACCCCACCCCCTACCTCCGGTGGGGAGACCCCACCCCCTACCTCCGGTGGGCACGGCCCAACCCCCACCTCCGGTGGGCACGCCCCCAGCGACGCCGAGCTGCTGCACCGGTGGGTCACCGACCCCAAGGCCGCGTTCTGGATGATGCAGGACGCGAGACTGGAGGACGTCGAGCGCGAGTACATGAGGATCGCCGCGCACGAGCACCACGACGCGTTCATGGGGCTGCACGACGGCGAGCCGGCCTTCCTGATGGAGCGCTACGACCCGCGCCATGTGGAGCTGGTCGGTCTGTACGAGCCCGAGCCGGGCGACGTCGGCATGCACTTCCTGGTCGCCCCGACCGGCACCCCGATCCACGGATTCACCCGGGCCGTGATCACCGCGGTGATGCGGGAGCTGTTCGCCGACCCGGCGACGCGCCGGGTGGTCGTCGAACCGGACGTCGGCAACAAGGCCGTACACGCGCTCAACGAGGCGGTCGGCTTCGTGCCCGAGCGGGAGATACAGAAGCCCGAGAAGAGGGCGCTGCTGAGCTTCTGCACGCGTGAGCGGTTCGAGGCGGCCGTCGGCGGCGCGGAGGTGCCGCGATGA
- a CDS encoding IucA/IucC family protein, which produces MSTAIDSVSHLTPELWAEANRQLVRKGLAEFAHERLLAPRDLGDGRWAVPSDDGRTEYRFAAGRLALDHWQVEADSVTRHRDGAELPLDALEFFTELRGALGLSDEILPVYLEEISSTLSGTAYKLTKPEVSAAELGRAGFQDIETGMTEGHPCFVANNGRLGFGIHEYHRYAPEAAAPVRLLWVAAHRSRAAFTSCADLGYENLMRAELGQAALDRFDARLRGLGLDPADYLLMPVHPWQWWNKLSVTFAAEVARRRLVLLGEGDDEYLAQQSIRTFFNTSDPSKHYVKTAMSVINMGFMRGLSAAYMEATPAINDWLAGLIASDDVLTAARFSIIRERAAVGYRHLEYEAATDRFSPYRKMLAALWRESPVPTLQDGERLATMAALLHTDRSGKSLAGALITESGLAPEQWLRRYLDAYLLPVLHCFYAYDLVYMPHGENVILVLGEDGTVQRAIFKDIAEEICVMDPDAVLPPAVERVRAEVPEDMKLLSVFTDVFDCFFRFLSAALVTEGVLTEDAFWRTVAECVTGYQESMPQLADKFARYDMFAPEFALSCLNRLQLRDNKQMVDLADPSGALQLVGELENPIARFR; this is translated from the coding sequence ATGAGCACGGCGATCGACAGCGTCTCCCACCTCACCCCCGAGCTGTGGGCGGAGGCCAACCGGCAGCTGGTCCGCAAGGGCCTCGCCGAGTTCGCCCACGAGCGGCTGCTCGCGCCGAGGGACCTCGGCGACGGCCGCTGGGCGGTGCCCAGCGACGACGGCAGGACCGAGTACCGGTTCGCCGCCGGGCGGCTGGCGCTCGACCACTGGCAGGTCGAGGCGGACTCCGTGACCCGCCACCGCGACGGCGCGGAACTCCCGCTGGACGCACTGGAGTTCTTCACCGAACTGCGCGGCGCACTCGGCCTGTCCGACGAGATCCTGCCGGTGTACCTGGAGGAGATCTCCTCCACCCTGTCCGGCACGGCGTACAAGCTCACCAAGCCCGAGGTGTCCGCGGCCGAGCTCGGCCGCGCCGGGTTCCAGGACATCGAGACCGGGATGACCGAGGGCCACCCCTGCTTCGTCGCCAACAACGGACGGCTCGGCTTCGGCATCCACGAGTACCACCGGTACGCGCCGGAGGCCGCGGCCCCGGTCCGGCTGCTGTGGGTGGCCGCGCACCGCTCGCGCGCCGCGTTCACCTCGTGCGCGGACCTCGGCTACGAGAACCTGATGCGGGCCGAGCTGGGGCAGGCGGCGCTCGACCGGTTCGACGCCCGGCTGCGCGGGCTCGGGCTGGACCCGGCGGACTACCTGCTGATGCCCGTCCACCCCTGGCAGTGGTGGAACAAGCTCTCCGTCACCTTCGCCGCCGAGGTGGCCCGGCGGCGGCTGGTCCTGCTCGGCGAGGGCGACGACGAGTACCTCGCCCAGCAGTCCATCCGCACCTTCTTCAACACCAGCGACCCGTCGAAGCACTATGTGAAGACGGCGATGTCCGTGATCAACATGGGCTTCATGCGGGGGCTGTCCGCCGCGTACATGGAGGCCACGCCCGCCATCAACGACTGGCTCGCCGGGCTGATCGCGAGCGACGACGTGCTGACCGCCGCACGCTTCTCGATCATCCGCGAGCGGGCCGCGGTCGGGTACCGGCACCTGGAGTACGAGGCCGCGACGGACCGCTTCTCCCCCTACCGGAAGATGCTGGCCGCGCTCTGGCGCGAGAGCCCGGTGCCCACCCTCCAGGACGGGGAGCGGCTGGCGACGATGGCCGCGCTGCTGCACACCGACCGCTCCGGGAAGTCCCTCGCCGGCGCGCTGATCACCGAGTCGGGCCTGGCCCCCGAGCAGTGGCTGCGCCGCTACCTGGACGCCTACCTGCTGCCGGTGCTGCACTGCTTCTACGCGTACGACCTGGTCTACATGCCGCACGGGGAGAACGTCATCCTGGTGCTCGGCGAGGACGGCACGGTGCAGCGCGCGATCTTCAAGGACATCGCCGAGGAGATCTGCGTGATGGACCCGGACGCGGTCCTTCCGCCCGCGGTCGAGCGGGTGCGCGCCGAGGTCCCCGAGGACATGAAGCTGCTGTCGGTCTTCACCGACGTCTTCGACTGCTTCTTCCGGTTCCTCTCGGCGGCACTGGTCACCGAGGGCGTGCTCACCGAGGACGCGTTCTGGCGGACGGTCGCCGAGTGCGTCACCGGCTACCAGGAGTCGATGCCGCAGCTGGCGGACAAGTTCGCCCGGTACGACATGTTCGCCCCGGAGTTCGCGCTGTCCTGCCTCAACCGGCTCCAGCTGCGTGACAACAAGCAGATGGTGGACCTGGCCGACCCGTCGGGCGCCCTCCAGCTGGTGGGCGAGCTGGAGAACCCGATCGCGCGGTTCCGTTAG
- the glmS gene encoding glutamine--fructose-6-phosphate transaminase (isomerizing) — MCGIVGYIGKRDVAPLLLEGLARLEYRGYDSAGMVITSPKSTGLKMVKAKGRVRDLEARVPKRFTGTTGIAHTRWATHGAPSDVNSHPHLDPENKVAVVHNGIVDNADELRAKLEADGVVFASETDTEVITHLIARSQAGTLEEKVREAVKVIEGTYGIAVMHADFSDRIVVARNGSPVILGVGEKEMLVASDVAALIAHTRQVVTLNDGEMATLKADDFRTYTTSGTTTTATPETVEWEAASYDMGGHDTYMHKEISEQPDAVDRVLRGRIDDRFSTVHLGGLNLDAREARGIRRVKILGCGTSYHAGLIGAGLIESLARIPADSEPASEFRYRNPVVDPDTLYIAVSQSGETYDVLAAVQELKRKGARVLGVVNVVGSAIARETDGGVYVHAGPEVCVVSTKCFTNTVVAFALLALHLGRIRDLSVAEGKRIIEGLRRLPAQISEILESEDEIRKLADEYAEAKSMMFIGRVRGYPVALEASLKLKEISYIHAEAYPASELKHGPLALIEPALPTVAIVPDDELLEKNRAALEEIKARSGRILAVAHQEQEKADHTILVPKNEDELDPILMGIPLQLFAYHTALALGRDIDKPRNLAKSVTVE; from the coding sequence ATGTGCGGAATCGTCGGTTACATCGGGAAGCGCGACGTCGCGCCGCTGCTGCTGGAGGGCCTGGCGCGGCTGGAGTACCGGGGCTACGACTCCGCGGGCATGGTGATCACCAGCCCCAAGAGCACCGGCCTGAAGATGGTCAAGGCCAAGGGCCGGGTCCGCGACCTGGAGGCCCGGGTCCCCAAGCGCTTCACCGGCACCACCGGTATCGCCCACACCCGCTGGGCCACCCACGGCGCCCCGAGCGACGTCAACTCGCACCCGCACCTGGACCCCGAGAACAAGGTCGCGGTGGTCCACAACGGCATCGTCGACAACGCCGACGAGCTGCGCGCCAAGCTGGAGGCCGACGGGGTCGTCTTCGCCTCCGAGACCGACACCGAGGTGATCACCCACCTGATCGCCCGCTCCCAGGCCGGAACCCTGGAGGAGAAGGTCCGCGAGGCGGTCAAGGTCATCGAGGGCACCTACGGCATCGCCGTGATGCACGCCGACTTCAGCGACCGCATCGTGGTCGCGCGCAACGGCTCCCCCGTCATCCTCGGCGTCGGCGAGAAGGAGATGCTCGTCGCCTCCGACGTCGCCGCGCTGATCGCCCACACCCGCCAGGTCGTCACCCTCAACGACGGCGAGATGGCCACCCTGAAGGCCGACGACTTCCGGACCTACACCACCAGCGGCACCACGACCACCGCCACCCCCGAGACCGTCGAGTGGGAGGCCGCCTCGTACGACATGGGCGGCCACGACACCTACATGCACAAGGAGATCTCCGAGCAGCCCGACGCCGTGGACCGCGTGCTGCGCGGCCGGATCGACGACCGGTTCTCCACGGTGCACCTGGGCGGTCTGAACCTTGACGCCCGCGAGGCCCGCGGCATCCGCCGGGTCAAGATCCTCGGCTGCGGCACCTCGTACCACGCGGGTCTCATCGGTGCCGGGCTCATCGAGTCCCTGGCCCGCATCCCCGCCGACTCGGAGCCGGCCTCCGAGTTCCGCTACCGCAACCCGGTCGTGGACCCCGACACCCTCTACATCGCGGTCTCCCAGTCCGGTGAGACCTACGACGTGCTCGCGGCCGTCCAGGAGCTCAAGCGCAAGGGCGCCCGCGTCCTCGGCGTCGTGAACGTCGTCGGCTCCGCCATCGCCCGCGAGACGGACGGCGGCGTGTACGTGCACGCGGGCCCGGAGGTCTGCGTCGTCTCCACCAAGTGCTTCACCAACACGGTCGTCGCCTTCGCGCTGCTCGCGCTGCACCTGGGCCGCATCCGCGACCTGTCCGTCGCCGAAGGCAAGCGGATCATCGAGGGCCTGCGCAGGCTGCCCGCCCAGATCTCCGAGATCCTCGAGTCCGAGGACGAGATCAGGAAGCTGGCGGACGAGTACGCCGAGGCCAAGTCGATGATGTTCATCGGCCGGGTCCGCGGCTACCCGGTGGCGCTCGAGGCCTCCCTGAAGCTCAAGGAGATCTCCTACATCCACGCCGAGGCCTACCCGGCCTCCGAGCTGAAGCACGGCCCGCTGGCGCTGATCGAGCCGGCGCTGCCGACGGTCGCGATCGTCCCGGACGACGAGCTGCTGGAGAAGAACCGCGCCGCGCTGGAGGAGATCAAGGCCCGCAGCGGCCGGATCCTCGCGGTCGCCCACCAGGAGCAGGAGAAGGCCGACCACACGATCCTCGTCCCCAAGAACGAGGACGAGCTGGACCCGATCCTCATGGGGATCCCGCTCCAGCTCTTCGCCTACCACACCGCTCTGGCCCTCGGCCGGGACATCGACAAGCCGCGCAACCTGGCCAAGTCGGTCACCGTGGAGTAG
- a CDS encoding acetate uptake transporter, producing MDKDVSAGSATSTTLGHLALGLTLLAFGIGNTGVIDNVAASDAAALATWVGGIALFVVGLLEFRAGDGGAGTAFAGLGAFWFTWGMGTGAEVSAEAAGLFMLLFALLALTLTLGASGSGILGQGVYGLLCVSMLLLAIASFAGNDGLAKAGGWAGAVAGLAAWYGATATLAHWPTFTGRAAGRGVTATG from the coding sequence GTGGACAAGGACGTCTCCGCGGGAAGCGCCACGTCAACCACTCTCGGCCACCTCGCACTGGGCCTGACGCTGCTGGCGTTCGGGATCGGCAACACCGGTGTGATCGACAATGTCGCGGCGTCCGACGCCGCAGCCCTCGCCACCTGGGTGGGCGGCATCGCACTGTTCGTCGTCGGACTGCTCGAGTTCCGGGCGGGCGACGGCGGTGCGGGCACGGCCTTCGCGGGCCTCGGTGCCTTCTGGTTCACCTGGGGGATGGGCACCGGCGCGGAGGTCTCGGCGGAGGCCGCCGGGCTGTTCATGCTGCTGTTCGCGCTCCTGGCGCTCACGCTCACCCTGGGCGCGTCCGGCAGCGGCATCCTCGGCCAGGGCGTGTACGGGCTGCTCTGCGTGTCGATGCTGCTCCTGGCGATCGCCTCGTTCGCGGGGAACGACGGGCTGGCCAAGGCCGGCGGCTGGGCCGGCGCGGTCGCGGGCCTCGCGGCCTGGTACGGCGCCACCGCGACGCTGGCGCACTGGCCCACCTTCACCGGGCGTGCCGCGGGCCGGGGTGTGACGGCCACCGGCTGA